A genomic segment from Aspergillus puulaauensis MK2 DNA, chromosome 1, nearly complete sequence encodes:
- a CDS encoding uncharacterized protein (COG:S;~EggNog:ENOG410PUC2;~InterPro:IPR036291,IPR016040;~PFAM:PF01118;~antiSMASH:Cluster_1.1) — protein sequence MPQVFLTGATGYIGGQVLHALSTTHPDYEVAALVRDEAKAAAVTKAYPKIRIVLGDLDQVELIESEAKKANVVVHAASNKHLESVKAISRGLEGRQDAYYIQVTGASVLAGPEIDSNTYGEPSDRIFDDLDNIGDLRKIIRDYRNRRVVDNFILDLGDKGPKTAIIFPPIIFGRGEGPVNRRSVQIPAIARATLKQKSGLYLGKGLSRWGAIHISDLGQLFVKLVEAGATSSPAAVWNENGLFFAENGFEAFKDIGEQVARAAHSLGYIPSSETRSISLEESNSVINGGAVFLGSNGQGRALRSRKLLGWEPTKGKLEQYIQETVADESELL from the exons ATGCCTCAAGTCTTCCT AACTGGCGCAACAGGCTACATTGGAGGCCAAGTCCTCCACGCCCTATCAACAACTCACCCTGACTATGAAGTCGCAGCGCTGGTCAGAGACGAGGCGAAAGCCGCAGCCGTGACCAAAGCATACCCCAAAATCCGTATTGTCCTTGGAGACTTGGACCAAGTCGAGCTCATCGAAAGCGAAGCCAAAAAGGCCAATGTCGTTGTGC ACGCCGCTAGCAACAAGCATCTAGAAAGCGTGAAAGCAATTTCCAGAGGACTCGAAGGACGCCAGGATG CATACTACATCCAAGTGACAGGCGCCAGCGTCCTCGCCGGCCCCGAGATCGACTCCAACACATACGGCGAACCCTCAGATAGAATCTTCGACGACCTAGATAACATCGGCGACCTTCGAAAAATCATCCGCGATTACAGGAACCGCCGCGTCGTGGATAACTtcatccttgaccttggtgaTAAGGGTCCCAAGACGGCGATTATCTTCCCGCCTATTATCTTTGGACGGGGTGAGGGACCGGTGAATCGACGCAGTGTGCAGATTCCTGCTATCGCTCGCGCGACGCTGAAGCAGAAGTCTGGTTTGTATCTCGGTAAGGGGCTGAGTCGTTGGGGCGCGATCCATATTTCGGACCTCGGACAGTTGTTTGTGAAGCTCGTTGAGGCGGGAGCTACGAGTTCCCCGGCGGCAGTGTGGAATGAGAACGGGCTATTCTTTGCTGAGAATGGGTTCGAG GCATTCAAAGACATCGGAGAGCAGGTGGCCAGGGCCGCGCACAGTCTTGGGTACATTCCATCAAGCGAGACTCGTTCAATCAGCCTAGAAGAGTCTAACTCGGTGATTAATGGAGGCGCGGTGTTCTTGGGCTCAAATGGTCAGGGTCGGGCCCTGCGATCTCGGAAGCTCTTGGGCTGGGAGCCGACGAAGGGGAAGTTGGAACAGTACATACAGGAGACTGTCGCTGACGAGTCAGAACTTCTCTGA